From Streptomyces qinzhouensis, one genomic window encodes:
- a CDS encoding FAD-binding protein has translation MHTEPTRRKILSGLAVGAGTAVLGWDPHARAWATAPGSTPGIRQVPALDGTLLLPADPSAFTEDFGHLFTRRPRAVLTPGSVNDIQKVLRYARNNAIPVAVNGQSGTGADDRESHSHYGQALVEGGIAIDPKPLGTIHSITAGIADVDAGVTWSALALRALETGQTLPVYNDFAHLSIGGTLSVGGLGGTSQRHGSQADNVEWLQVVTGTGEKITCSRTSHRALFEAVLIGAGQYAVIVRAGVKLIPAHTTTRSLEYTYTDRAAFLRDSLAVMRAGVVSDQNGYAEPKPGGGWTYRLALGIFYSAPAGPDVAALQAVLSPQATAGPAADLPFRDWLLRFDPNWAALKAAGFWGSKKPWLMMFVGTEQTPAYLDTVLGELTPTQMGPGPVRISPMDTRSLTRPNFVLPQSRTNEFFEVSLIRIPAPNHPDVPGLLAQNRRFYDRAVALGAKRYLVGAVPSMTRADWRTHYGARWITLSALKRWYDPAAILTPGQGIFG, from the coding sequence ATGCATACCGAGCCCACACGCCGGAAGATCCTGTCCGGGCTGGCTGTCGGAGCGGGTACGGCGGTCCTGGGATGGGATCCCCACGCCCGAGCGTGGGCCACCGCCCCCGGTTCGACACCCGGCATCCGCCAGGTCCCCGCCCTCGACGGCACCCTCCTCCTCCCCGCCGACCCGTCGGCGTTCACCGAGGACTTCGGCCACCTCTTCACCCGCCGGCCCCGGGCCGTCCTGACCCCCGGGTCGGTCAACGACATCCAGAAAGTCCTCCGCTACGCCCGCAACAACGCCATCCCCGTGGCCGTCAACGGCCAGAGCGGAACCGGCGCCGACGACCGCGAGTCCCACTCGCACTACGGACAGGCCCTGGTCGAGGGCGGCATAGCCATCGACCCCAAACCGCTCGGCACCATCCACAGCATCACGGCCGGCATCGCCGACGTCGACGCCGGCGTCACCTGGTCGGCACTGGCCCTGCGAGCCCTCGAAACCGGCCAGACCCTGCCCGTCTACAACGACTTCGCCCATCTGTCGATCGGCGGCACCCTCAGCGTCGGCGGCCTCGGCGGCACCAGCCAGCGCCACGGCTCCCAGGCCGACAACGTCGAATGGCTCCAGGTCGTCACCGGCACCGGCGAGAAGATCACCTGCTCCCGCACCAGCCACCGCGCACTGTTCGAAGCCGTCCTCATCGGCGCCGGACAGTACGCCGTCATCGTGCGCGCCGGCGTCAAACTGATCCCGGCCCACACCACCACCCGCTCCCTGGAATACACCTACACCGACCGGGCGGCCTTCCTGCGCGACTCCCTGGCCGTCATGCGGGCCGGTGTCGTCAGCGACCAGAACGGCTACGCCGAGCCCAAGCCCGGCGGCGGCTGGACCTACCGGCTGGCCCTCGGCATCTTCTACTCGGCACCCGCCGGACCCGACGTCGCCGCCCTGCAGGCCGTACTCTCCCCCCAGGCGACCGCCGGCCCCGCCGCCGACCTCCCCTTCCGCGACTGGCTGCTGCGCTTCGACCCCAACTGGGCGGCTTTGAAGGCCGCCGGGTTCTGGGGCAGCAAGAAGCCCTGGCTCATGATGTTCGTCGGCACCGAACAGACCCCGGCCTACCTCGACACCGTCCTCGGCGAACTCACCCCCACCCAGATGGGCCCCGGCCCGGTCCGGATCTCCCCGATGGACACCCGCTCCCTCACCCGGCCCAACTTCGTCCTGCCCCAGTCCCGGACGAACGAGTTCTTCGAAGTCAGCCTCATCCGCATCCCCGCCCCCAACCACCCCGACGTCCCCGGCCTGCTGGCACAGAACCGCCGCTTCTACGACCGGGCCGTCGCCCTCGGAGCCAAGCGCTACCTCGTCGGCGCGGTGCCCTCGATGACCCGCGCCGACTGGCGGACCCACTACGGGGCACGCTGGATCACCCTCAGCGCCCTCAAGCGCTGGTACGACCCCGCCGCGATCCTCACCCCGGGCCAGGGCATCTTCGGCTGA
- the trpA gene encoding tryptophan synthase subunit alpha → MSGFFPRPPGLAVFLNAGDPPFDVLDDIADMLDEQEVDVLELGVPFPDSISDGPVIRRSADRALAAGTGLEDTLAFAARSRGRHRRLRVVVLADWAHTVRPRSTAQVVTAVAGSGAAGILLHGAPPRVRPEFYDLAGAAGLPVVTTCYASSPPAAVAEAGAHASAYVYLVAHYGRSGAGPAPDPAALRAPVHALRALTGVPVAAGFGVRTAADVERVHAAGADAAVIGSAVVARAEASMASGGDITADLADLVTALRPPRPVPVARPR, encoded by the coding sequence ATGAGCGGCTTCTTCCCCCGCCCGCCGGGCCTGGCCGTGTTCCTCAACGCCGGTGACCCGCCGTTCGACGTACTCGACGACATCGCCGACATGCTCGACGAACAGGAGGTCGACGTCCTGGAGCTGGGGGTGCCGTTCCCCGACTCCATCAGCGACGGGCCGGTGATCCGCCGCTCCGCCGACCGGGCCCTGGCGGCCGGAACCGGACTGGAGGACACCCTCGCCTTCGCCGCCCGCTCCCGCGGCCGGCACCGCCGGCTGCGGGTGGTCGTCCTGGCCGACTGGGCCCACACCGTACGCCCCCGTTCGACGGCACAGGTCGTCACGGCCGTCGCCGGATCCGGGGCGGCCGGGATCCTCCTGCACGGCGCACCGCCCCGGGTCCGCCCGGAGTTCTACGACCTGGCCGGCGCCGCCGGGCTGCCCGTCGTCACCACCTGCTACGCGTCCTCGCCTCCCGCGGCCGTGGCCGAGGCAGGGGCCCACGCCTCGGCCTATGTGTATCTGGTGGCGCACTACGGCCGCAGCGGCGCCGGCCCGGCACCCGACCCGGCGGCTCTCCGGGCCCCCGTCCATGCCCTGCGGGCCCTGACCGGTGTACCGGTCGCCGCCGGTTTCGGGGTACGCACGGCGGCCGATGTGGAGCGGGTGCACGCGGCCGGTGCGGATGCCGCCGTGATCGGCAGCGCCGTCGTCGCCCGGGCCGAGGCGTCCATGGCAAGCGGCGGTGACATCACCGCCGACCTCGCCGACCTGGTCACCGCCCTGCGCCCGCCGCGGCCTGTGCCCGTGGCGCGGCCCCGGTAA
- a CDS encoding phosphoribosylanthranilate isomerase, with translation MTVLLKVCGATSRRDIALLGAAGADLIGLWHGIPGGPADLTTGRLTALATACRTPGPAAARPAPEPVLVTFLHHPAAVLDAARTAGVRWLQLHGYQPPAVVAALKRGWPEVTVVKVLHVTGDTCAERPLLASYERAGTDVFLFDATSAEGRIGSTGVSLDPGVVLDLAEATTRPFLLAGGISAAGRPAYEEVAAHPRFSGVDVDTAARDAAGGFCAGRVAAIRRTWRAVPEVEEVA, from the coding sequence GTGACCGTGCTGCTCAAGGTGTGCGGCGCCACCAGCCGCCGGGACATCGCCCTGCTGGGGGCCGCGGGAGCCGACCTGATCGGCCTGTGGCACGGGATACCCGGCGGGCCGGCCGATCTGACCACCGGCCGGCTCACCGCACTCGCCACGGCATGCCGCACTCCGGGGCCGGCCGCGGCCCGGCCGGCCCCGGAGCCGGTGCTGGTCACCTTCCTCCACCATCCGGCCGCCGTGCTGGATGCCGCCCGCACCGCCGGCGTGCGGTGGCTGCAGCTCCACGGCTACCAGCCGCCGGCCGTGGTCGCGGCACTCAAACGGGGCTGGCCCGAGGTCACCGTCGTCAAAGTCCTCCATGTCACCGGTGACACCTGTGCCGAGCGACCGCTGCTGGCCTCCTACGAGCGGGCGGGCACCGATGTGTTCCTGTTCGACGCCACGAGCGCCGAGGGGCGGATCGGGAGCACCGGGGTGTCCCTGGATCCCGGGGTGGTGCTGGATCTGGCCGAGGCGACGACGCGGCCGTTCCTCCTGGCCGGGGGGATCTCGGCCGCCGGCCGCCCCGCCTACGAGGAGGTGGCCGCCCATCCGCGTTTCTCCGGTGTCGACGTCGACACGGCGGCACGGGACGCGGCGGGCGGGTTCTGCGCCGGCCGGGTCGCCGCGATCCGCCGCACGTGGCGTGCCGTGCCCGAGGTGGAGGAGGTCGCCTGA
- a CDS encoding AraC family transcriptional regulator: MDALAGLLEGPRASGAFLLRIVLDPPWSIRVQDGSPLCLAVMLSGDAYVEPDHGDPVRLHPGDVAIVRGPDPYVMSDQPATPPQVIVHPGQQCLTPEGVELRERMALGVRTWGSNPDGPVQMLLGVYEEVGAVGQRLLDVLPPLLVVSDDTWDSTLIPVLAGEITKQGPAQGVVLDRLLDLLLISVLREWFDRPDTEAPAWYRAQTHPVAGEALRLFHEDPANDWTLERVAAEIGVSRATLAGSFRSAVGTPAMTYLTEWRLALAADLLRQSDATLNTVARQVGYGSGFALSSAFKRVYGISPQEHRTGALTH; this comes from the coding sequence ATGGACGCACTCGCAGGATTACTCGAGGGGCCGCGGGCCAGCGGCGCTTTCCTCCTCCGTATCGTGCTCGATCCCCCCTGGTCCATCCGGGTCCAGGACGGATCACCCCTATGCCTCGCCGTCATGCTCAGCGGCGACGCCTACGTCGAACCCGACCACGGCGACCCGGTACGGCTCCACCCCGGCGACGTCGCCATCGTCCGCGGCCCCGACCCCTACGTCATGAGCGACCAGCCCGCGACCCCGCCGCAGGTCATCGTCCACCCCGGCCAGCAGTGCCTCACCCCCGAAGGCGTCGAACTGCGCGAACGGATGGCCCTGGGCGTACGCACCTGGGGCAGCAACCCCGACGGGCCGGTACAGATGCTCCTCGGCGTGTACGAGGAGGTCGGCGCCGTCGGCCAGCGCCTGCTCGACGTACTGCCCCCGCTGCTGGTCGTCTCCGACGACACCTGGGACTCCACCCTCATCCCGGTACTCGCCGGTGAGATCACCAAACAGGGCCCCGCCCAGGGCGTCGTCCTGGACCGCCTCCTCGACCTGCTCCTCATCTCGGTCCTGCGGGAATGGTTCGACCGGCCCGACACCGAAGCCCCCGCCTGGTACCGGGCCCAGACCCACCCGGTGGCGGGCGAGGCCCTGCGCCTGTTCCACGAAGACCCGGCGAACGACTGGACCCTGGAACGGGTCGCCGCCGAGATCGGCGTATCCCGGGCCACCCTCGCCGGCAGCTTCCGCAGCGCGGTCGGCACACCGGCGATGACCTACCTGACCGAATGGCGCCTGGCCCTGGCCGCGGACCTGCTGCGCCAGTCCGACGCCACCTTGAACACCGTCGCCCGCCAAGTCGGCTACGGCAGCGGATTCGCCCTCAGCTCGGCCTTCAAACGGGTCTACGGCATCAGCCCCCAGGAGCACCGCACCGGCGCCCTGACACACTGA
- a CDS encoding NmrA family transcriptional regulator has protein sequence MTTNEHTTLVLGGTGRVGRRVVKGLTARGVNVRVGSRTGTPPFDWEDPSTWAGAFVGVRSAYLMYYPEVEWPGAGDAIGAVAKLAVDAGVRRLVLLSARNQEEAVRCEEAVTGLPVEWTIVAPASFNQNFDEGVFLEPLRQGVLALPAGNNSDPFVDADDIADVAVAALTEDGHVGERYELTGPRLWTFAEGVEEIARATGRSLRYEPITRDQFAAAIVEDGAPRDFAEPLATLISEFFDGRNSSLADGVERALKRKPRDFADWVAEIAPTGVWDAAGE, from the coding sequence ATGACGACAAACGAGCACACGACACTGGTTCTCGGCGGTACCGGCCGGGTCGGCCGCCGCGTGGTGAAGGGCCTGACCGCCCGGGGCGTGAACGTCCGGGTCGGCTCCCGTACCGGCACGCCCCCGTTCGACTGGGAGGACCCCTCGACCTGGGCCGGCGCTTTCGTCGGCGTCCGGTCGGCGTATCTGATGTACTACCCCGAGGTCGAGTGGCCCGGTGCGGGCGACGCGATCGGCGCGGTGGCCAAGCTGGCCGTCGACGCGGGCGTTCGGCGGCTGGTTCTGCTCTCCGCCCGTAACCAGGAAGAGGCGGTGCGGTGCGAGGAGGCCGTGACCGGTCTCCCGGTCGAGTGGACCATCGTCGCCCCGGCGTCGTTCAACCAGAACTTCGACGAGGGGGTGTTCCTCGAGCCGCTGCGCCAGGGTGTGCTGGCGCTGCCGGCCGGCAACAACTCCGACCCGTTCGTCGACGCCGACGACATCGCGGACGTCGCGGTGGCGGCTTTGACCGAGGACGGGCATGTGGGTGAGCGGTACGAGCTGACGGGCCCTCGGCTGTGGACGTTCGCCGAAGGCGTCGAGGAGATCGCCCGGGCGACGGGCCGTTCCCTGCGCTACGAGCCGATCACCCGGGACCAGTTCGCCGCCGCCATCGTCGAGGACGGTGCCCCGCGTGATTTCGCCGAGCCGCTGGCCACGCTCATCTCCGAGTTCTTCGACGGCCGCAACAGTTCGCTGGCGGACGGGGTGGAGCGGGCGCTGAAGCGCAAGCCCCGGGACTTCGCGGACTGGGTGGCCGAGATCGCCCCCACCGGGGTGTGGGACGCCGCCGGCGAGTGA
- a CDS encoding indole-3-glycerol-phosphate synthase, with the protein MGSVFIDALLGADRPVIMELKPRSAQGEDLFRGRSPAEIVARYEAAGAPCLSVVTGRWFGGDTALLAEVVRRTGLPVLQKDFLTNSGQLRAARGLGASAVLLTAAVLPKAALARLAREALRLGLTPFIEVASVAEVEALPSCEGCVVAVNNRDIRNRERGDADTGRSGRLLPAVRRTGTGCPVSASGIDDPRVAAGLLSAGYGGLLVGTHLLRAEGLESWCEEVDRLRGVLPGPGRGG; encoded by the coding sequence ATGGGCTCGGTGTTCATCGACGCGCTGCTGGGCGCCGACCGGCCGGTCATCATGGAGCTCAAGCCCCGGTCGGCACAGGGCGAGGACCTGTTCCGCGGCCGGTCACCGGCCGAGATCGTGGCCCGCTACGAGGCCGCCGGCGCGCCCTGTCTCTCCGTCGTCACCGGCCGCTGGTTCGGGGGCGACACCGCGCTGCTGGCGGAGGTGGTGCGGCGTACCGGGCTGCCTGTTCTGCAGAAGGATTTCCTCACCAACTCCGGCCAGTTGCGGGCCGCGAGGGGGCTGGGGGCGTCTGCGGTGCTGCTGACGGCGGCGGTGCTGCCGAAGGCGGCGCTGGCGCGGCTGGCGCGGGAGGCGCTGCGGCTCGGTCTCACGCCTTTCATCGAGGTGGCTTCGGTGGCCGAGGTGGAGGCGCTGCCGTCGTGCGAGGGGTGTGTGGTGGCCGTCAACAACCGGGATATCCGCAATCGTGAGCGCGGGGACGCCGATACCGGCCGCAGTGGCCGGCTGCTGCCTGCGGTGCGGCGTACGGGGACCGGCTGCCCGGTCAGTGCCAGTGGTATCGACGATCCGCGGGTCGCGGCCGGGCTGCTCAGCGCCGGCTATGGCGGACTGCTGGTCGGGACGCACCTGTTGCGGGCAGAGGGCCTCGAGTCGTGGTGCGAGGAAGTGGACCGGCTGCGTGGCGTGCTGCCCGGGCCCGGTCGAGGGGGCTGA
- a CDS encoding DUF1772 domain-containing protein, giving the protein MRNLQTGMLLAATLSTGLMAGLFAAVAYAVMPGLARSSDRTLVETMQGINIAILNPFFLLPFVGSLPLLGLAVFLAWRGQGRPVLPWLIAALALYLAALVVTGSVHVPLNIQLDDVGDPDRATHLDAVRADFESKWVAWNIVRALLHTAAFACLLWALVVYGAHRDDDGNTDASARPAAPTSLTV; this is encoded by the coding sequence ATGAGAAACCTGCAGACCGGCATGCTGCTCGCCGCCACCCTCTCCACCGGACTGATGGCCGGGCTGTTCGCCGCCGTCGCCTACGCGGTCATGCCCGGCCTGGCCCGCTCCTCCGACCGCACCCTCGTCGAAACCATGCAGGGCATCAACATCGCCATCCTCAACCCCTTCTTCCTCCTCCCCTTCGTGGGCTCCCTCCCCCTCCTCGGCCTCGCCGTCTTCCTGGCCTGGCGGGGACAGGGCCGGCCCGTACTGCCCTGGCTGATCGCCGCACTCGCCCTCTACCTGGCCGCCCTCGTCGTCACCGGCAGCGTCCACGTCCCCCTGAACATCCAGCTCGACGACGTCGGCGACCCCGACCGGGCCACCCACCTCGACGCCGTCCGCGCCGACTTCGAAAGCAAGTGGGTGGCCTGGAACATCGTCCGCGCCCTCCTGCACACCGCCGCCTTCGCCTGCCTGCTGTGGGCCCTGGTCGTGTACGGCGCCCACCGCGACGACGACGGGAACACCGACGCCTCGGCACGGCCCGCCGCCCCCACCTCCCTCACCGTCTGA
- a CDS encoding acyl-CoA dehydrogenase family protein has protein sequence MRTWTEEQLALRDGMEQWCRDLDTTAGAPDTPDAPGAPGTDEQGFPHHAWKLVRSSGITGLPFDPARGGAGASLLTTMFVLEALGRGCRDGGLSFSVATTLCSTGVPLEHFGTEELKDRYLTRMCSGDLIGAHAISEPDTGSDALSMRTGAVRDGDTYVLNGSKSFVTNGPIADVVVVYARTRPAGGPLGITAFLVDTDTPGFSSGRPVKKMGLSSSPMSELYFDDCRVPADRVIGGIGRGYLLLEHVMKWEILCSFIINVGEMQHRFERCLEYARTRTQFGRPIGSYQAISHKLVDMRIRLDTARRWLYDTGERLAAGEDVTMDVAIGKLLTSEANVASGLAAIQIFGGNGYMSEYGLDRELANAVGSTLYSGTTEIQYNRISSLLGL, from the coding sequence ATGCGTACCTGGACCGAGGAACAGCTCGCACTGCGCGACGGCATGGAGCAGTGGTGCCGCGATCTGGACACCACCGCCGGCGCGCCCGACACCCCCGACGCCCCTGGCGCCCCTGGCACCGATGAACAGGGGTTTCCGCACCACGCGTGGAAGCTGGTCCGCTCGTCGGGCATCACGGGCCTGCCGTTCGATCCCGCCCGGGGCGGGGCGGGTGCCTCTCTGCTCACCACCATGTTCGTCCTGGAGGCTCTGGGCCGGGGGTGCCGCGACGGGGGGTTGAGTTTCTCCGTCGCCACCACCCTGTGCAGCACCGGGGTCCCGCTCGAGCACTTCGGGACCGAGGAGCTGAAAGACCGGTATCTGACCCGGATGTGCTCGGGCGATCTGATCGGCGCCCACGCCATCAGTGAGCCCGACACCGGGTCGGACGCCCTGAGCATGCGTACCGGTGCGGTCCGCGACGGCGACACTTATGTCCTCAACGGCAGCAAGAGCTTCGTCACCAACGGGCCGATCGCCGATGTGGTCGTCGTCTACGCCCGTACCCGGCCCGCCGGGGGGCCGCTCGGGATCACCGCCTTCCTGGTCGACACCGACACCCCCGGCTTCTCGTCCGGCCGCCCGGTCAAGAAGATGGGTCTTTCGTCCTCGCCCATGAGCGAGTTGTACTTCGACGACTGCCGAGTGCCCGCCGACCGGGTCATCGGCGGGATCGGGCGGGGCTATCTGCTCCTGGAACACGTCATGAAATGGGAGATCCTCTGCTCCTTCATCATCAACGTCGGGGAGATGCAGCACCGGTTCGAACGCTGCCTGGAATACGCCCGCACCCGCACCCAGTTCGGCCGGCCGATCGGCTCGTACCAGGCGATCTCCCACAAGCTGGTCGACATGCGGATCCGTCTGGACACCGCCCGCCGCTGGCTCTACGACACCGGTGAGCGCCTGGCCGCCGGTGAGGACGTCACCATGGACGTGGCCATCGGCAAGCTGCTGACCAGTGAGGCGAATGTGGCCTCGGGGCTGGCGGCGATCCAGATCTTCGGCGGCAACGGCTACATGTCGGAGTACGGCCTGGACCGCGAGCTGGCCAACGCGGTGGGCAGCACCCTCTACTCGGGCACGACGGAGATCCAGTACAACCGGATCTCCTCGCTGCTGGGGTTGTGA
- a CDS encoding acyl carrier protein → MNTETMNTETLNHETLIKNFLIEEFLPDVAASELADDYDLLTNGVVDSLGLLKLIAWVETEFGVTVDDAALDPDNFRTVRAIDGFVARASAPAAVTAS, encoded by the coding sequence ATGAACACCGAAACGATGAACACCGAAACGTTGAACCACGAGACCCTCATCAAGAACTTCCTGATCGAGGAGTTCCTGCCCGATGTGGCCGCCTCCGAGCTCGCGGACGACTACGACCTGCTCACCAACGGGGTCGTCGACAGTCTCGGGCTGCTCAAGCTCATCGCCTGGGTCGAAACCGAGTTCGGTGTCACCGTCGACGACGCGGCCCTGGACCCGGACAACTTCCGCACCGTCCGGGCCATCGACGGCTTCGTAGCACGGGCGTCGGCCCCGGCCGCGGTCACGGCGAGCTGA
- a CDS encoding acyl-CoA thioesterase yields METSPFSVRIRTRAYEVDRQGHLNQAVYLQYAEHARWQFLQAAGLTPDVLGEAGIGPVLLKAGIRFQRELRAGDEVDVGCAISGGRGKLIELTQPFLTPGGLPVARVEGTIGLLDLTTRRLLPDPRTTLRQLAKNPALLGPDTSTGPDTSTGTDTSTGTGTGPAA; encoded by the coding sequence ATGGAGACCTCACCCTTCAGCGTCCGCATCCGCACCCGGGCCTACGAAGTCGACCGACAGGGCCACCTCAACCAAGCCGTCTACCTGCAATACGCCGAACACGCCCGCTGGCAGTTCCTGCAAGCCGCCGGCCTCACCCCCGACGTCCTGGGCGAGGCCGGAATCGGCCCGGTCCTCCTGAAAGCCGGCATCCGCTTCCAGCGCGAACTACGCGCCGGTGACGAGGTCGACGTGGGCTGCGCCATCAGCGGGGGGCGGGGCAAACTCATCGAACTCACCCAGCCCTTCCTCACCCCCGGCGGGCTCCCCGTCGCCCGGGTCGAAGGCACCATCGGACTCCTCGACCTGACCACCCGCCGCCTCCTTCCCGACCCCCGCACCACCCTGCGCCAACTGGCCAAAAATCCCGCCCTCCTCGGCCCCGACACCTCAACCGGCCCCGACACCTCAACCGGCACCGACACCTCAACCGGCACCGGGACCGGCCCGGCGGCGTGA
- a CDS encoding YybH family protein has product MPAQRPQDIPGLIAEAFNTNDPQAMLDLYEPDGILVTPPDGAQEKGLAAVAEALKPMFAAITTAAITMTSALRSGDLAMTHADWHLKGTDETGKPIDLKGKGTVVSRRQPDGTWRIVFDDPVGA; this is encoded by the coding sequence ATGCCGGCCCAGCGCCCGCAGGACATCCCCGGCCTCATCGCCGAGGCCTTCAACACCAACGACCCCCAGGCCATGCTCGACCTGTACGAACCGGACGGCATCCTCGTCACACCCCCCGACGGCGCCCAGGAGAAGGGCCTGGCGGCCGTCGCCGAGGCCCTCAAGCCCATGTTCGCCGCCATCACGACCGCCGCCATCACCATGACCAGCGCCCTGCGCTCCGGCGACCTCGCCATGACCCACGCCGACTGGCACCTCAAGGGAACCGACGAAACCGGCAAGCCGATCGACCTGAAAGGCAAGGGCACCGTCGTCTCCCGCAGACAGCCGGACGGCACCTGGCGGATCGTCTTCGACGATCCGGTCGGGGCCTGA
- a CDS encoding ectoine synthase: MIVRSLDSVTTVDWGNGLSRRFLLEADGLGYSVTDTTVRAGTKSLLEYRRHLEACYCIEGSGEVVALDGTTHRITPGTLYALDQHDAHYLIADPDTDLRLVCVFSPALRGNERHSLDAAHCSAY; encoded by the coding sequence ATGATCGTGCGAAGCCTGGACAGCGTCACCACCGTCGACTGGGGCAACGGCCTCAGCCGCCGCTTCCTGCTGGAGGCCGACGGCCTCGGCTACTCGGTCACCGACACCACGGTGCGGGCCGGTACGAAGTCGCTCCTGGAGTACCGCCGCCATCTGGAGGCCTGCTACTGCATCGAGGGCTCCGGCGAGGTCGTCGCCCTGGACGGTACGACGCACCGCATCACCCCGGGCACGCTCTACGCCCTCGACCAGCACGACGCCCACTACCTGATCGCCGACCCGGATACCGATCTGCGTCTGGTGTGCGTGTTCTCGCCCGCGCTGCGGGGCAACGAGCGGCACAGCCTCGACGCCGCCCACTGCTCCGCCTACTGA
- a CDS encoding AMP-binding protein: MKLTQLWTSFARQADARPGATALVAGSRHVSYGELAGLVADASVRLDRLDTAGGEPVGVPATKTPETIALVLALLRAGLPVVLPSATLPGATLQRLLARAGCRHLVPADDAGPARAGAVPAPAPAPAPAPAPAAPHAPGSVAFVLTTSGSTGVPKLVPLTAGAVERFADWAAARFELGPGAAVLNYAPLNFDLCFLDVWATLHHGGRVVLVDPAAATDGRRLLDTIDDNAVTVVQAVPMAHQLLADAADGTGRRLTSVRHTLFTGDHMPARCLARLPEVLPHSRLYNLYGCTETNDSFLYEVDPGALPGGPVPLGTPLPGVEAVVLGEDGGVVTGPGRGELIVATPFQSAGYLGADPAADGPFTGAPAGLPAGSPGRFYRTGDIVRRDQDGVLHLEGRNDFQVKVRGTRVNTAAVEQVLLDHDDVTEAAVLAVPDPVAGHLLHAVVRRGPGAVTGTLGLRRHCALYLPTAAIPAVFRLSEAPLPRTSTGKVDRQSLGETLRSPRPEARAVRKEPAR, encoded by the coding sequence ATGAAACTCACCCAGCTCTGGACCTCGTTCGCCCGGCAGGCCGATGCCCGCCCCGGCGCCACGGCTCTCGTGGCGGGCAGCCGGCACGTCTCCTACGGCGAGCTCGCCGGCCTGGTGGCCGACGCGTCGGTGCGCCTTGACCGGCTCGACACCGCCGGCGGCGAACCGGTCGGCGTACCCGCCACCAAGACGCCCGAGACGATCGCCCTGGTGCTGGCCCTCCTGCGGGCGGGCCTGCCGGTGGTGCTCCCCTCGGCCACGCTGCCCGGCGCCACCCTGCAACGCCTCCTGGCCCGGGCCGGGTGCCGTCACCTCGTCCCCGCCGACGATGCCGGCCCCGCCCGGGCCGGCGCCGTACCCGCCCCGGCCCCGGCCCCGGCTCCGGCTCCGGCTCCGGCCGCGCCGCATGCCCCCGGCTCCGTCGCCTTCGTCCTGACCACCTCCGGGTCGACGGGCGTGCCGAAACTGGTGCCGCTCACCGCGGGCGCCGTCGAGCGCTTCGCCGACTGGGCGGCGGCACGGTTCGAGCTGGGACCCGGGGCTGCGGTCCTCAACTACGCCCCGCTCAACTTCGATCTCTGCTTCCTCGACGTCTGGGCCACCCTCCACCACGGCGGCCGGGTCGTCCTGGTCGATCCGGCCGCCGCCACCGACGGGCGCCGGCTGCTCGATACGATCGACGACAACGCCGTCACCGTCGTGCAGGCCGTGCCGATGGCCCACCAGCTGCTGGCCGACGCCGCGGACGGTACGGGCCGCCGGCTCACCTCGGTCCGCCACACCCTGTTCACCGGCGACCATATGCCCGCCCGCTGCCTGGCCCGGCTGCCCGAGGTGCTCCCCCACAGCCGCCTCTACAACCTCTACGGCTGCACCGAGACCAACGACAGCTTCCTGTACGAGGTGGACCCGGGCGCGCTGCCGGGCGGGCCGGTCCCGCTCGGCACCCCGCTGCCCGGTGTCGAGGCGGTCGTCCTCGGTGAGGACGGCGGTGTGGTCACCGGGCCCGGACGGGGCGAGCTGATCGTGGCCACACCGTTCCAGTCGGCCGGCTACCTCGGCGCCGACCCGGCGGCGGACGGCCCGTTCACCGGCGCTCCCGCCGGTCTCCCGGCCGGGTCCCCGGGCCGCTTCTACCGCACCGGCGACATCGTGCGCCGCGACCAGGACGGTGTCCTCCACCTCGAGGGGCGCAACGACTTCCAGGTCAAAGTCCGCGGGACCCGGGTGAACACCGCGGCCGTCGAACAGGTGCTCCTCGACCACGACGATGTCACCGAGGCCGCGGTCCTCGCCGTCCCCGACCCCGTCGCCGGTCATCTGCTGCACGCGGTGGTGCGGCGGGGGCCGGGAGCCGTCACGGGAACCCTCGGCCTGCGCCGCCACTGCGCCCTGTATCTGCCCACGGCGGCCATCCCCGCCGTCTTCCGCCTGTCCGAGGCCCCCTTGCCCCGAACGTCCACCGGCAAGGTCGACCGCCAGAGCCTCGGCGAAACCCTCAGGTCCCCTCGCCCCGAGGCGAGGGCTGTCAGAAAGGAACCGGCACGATGA